One Thiocapsa sp. genomic window carries:
- a CDS encoding glycosyltransferase gives MKGPSDRRNLSRHSALTQPMLEGVGSRDLDLAAQVTQVRVPCIPKATLRPSPFFSLGAANEETTHDAGLVSIIIANFNYEQYVGQAIESALSQTYPWVEVIVVDDGSTDHSLDEIRRFLPDVKLVQVEHQGQIAASTEGFRQSHGDFVIFLDADDILLPGAVDAFCKAFCSRENVVKVQGYMAVIDREGYSKGHRIPDVLPASGDYLALALRHGLLPLSIAYTSGNAWSRSFLEEVFPLPSSGWFDDYLHDLAPLYGWIESLSETVVQYRVHGKNYWYGSRALTRSAMRAHVETVNRGLDFLVEHMRKRGMPTRALQWRERKRSWGGVVVEFIVNRSIGRGRCIPWSVFILAPFGRGQEIFLKKLLLSSLLAIIWIMPTTPSMALAKLLLKKKGGWLPCPG, from the coding sequence ATGAAAGGGCCGTCGGATCGTCGCAATCTGTCGCGTCATTCCGCATTGACTCAACCGATGCTCGAAGGAGTCGGCAGTCGCGACCTGGATCTTGCCGCTCAAGTCACACAAGTCCGGGTCCCGTGTATCCCGAAGGCTACCCTGCGACCATCCCCTTTTTTCTCACTCGGAGCGGCCAACGAGGAGACGACGCATGACGCCGGTCTCGTCAGCATTATCATCGCGAATTTTAATTACGAACAATATGTCGGACAGGCCATCGAAAGTGCCTTGAGTCAAACCTATCCATGGGTGGAGGTTATCGTTGTCGATGACGGTTCTACCGATCATTCCTTGGATGAGATCAGGCGTTTCTTGCCGGATGTAAAGCTCGTGCAGGTCGAACACCAGGGACAGATCGCTGCCTCAACAGAGGGATTCCGGCAGAGCCACGGCGATTTTGTTATCTTTCTCGATGCCGATGATATTTTGCTGCCCGGTGCAGTGGACGCATTCTGTAAAGCCTTTTGTTCCCGCGAGAACGTGGTAAAGGTTCAAGGTTACATGGCGGTCATCGATAGGGAAGGATACTCGAAGGGGCATCGTATTCCCGATGTCCTGCCGGCGTCGGGTGACTATCTGGCTTTGGCTCTAAGGCATGGTCTTTTACCCCTCTCCATTGCCTACACGTCAGGGAATGCCTGGTCCAGATCCTTTCTGGAAGAGGTGTTTCCGCTCCCAAGCTCAGGTTGGTTTGACGATTACCTTCATGACCTTGCTCCGCTATATGGGTGGATTGAGTCTTTAAGCGAAACGGTCGTTCAGTATCGCGTTCATGGAAAGAATTACTGGTATGGAAGTCGTGCACTGACGCGCAGCGCTATGCGCGCGCATGTCGAGACAGTCAACCGTGGTCTTGACTTCCTTGTCGAACACATGAGGAAGCGCGGCATGCCTACGAGAGCCTTGCAGTGGCGAGAGCGAAAACGTTCATGGGGAGGTGTTGTTGTTGAGTTCATCGTGAATCGAAGCATCGGTCGGGGCCGATGTATCCCATGGTCGGTCTTTATTCTCGCGCCTTTCGGACGCGGACAAGAGATTTTTCTTAAGAAACTCCTTTTGTCGTCATTGCTTGCGATTATTTGGATCATGCCGACAACACCAAGCATGGCGCTCGCAAAGTTATTGTTGAAAAAGAAGGGTGGCTGGTTGCCATGTCCAGGCTGA
- a CDS encoding glycosyltransferase family A protein — MNDLVSVVIPVYNGERYIASTLRSVVEQSHENLEILVVDDGSTDGTADILKMLAQQDSRINLFNQSNKGVAAARNLGIKAAQGAFVAPLDADDIWHRERIAKQYRCLIDTPSDVGLVYSPWMNIDETGARLSPCVGRNRFEGIVFFQLVTGNFLGSASTCLIKMACLAAVGLYDEKYFQQRAQGCEDWDLYLRIARQFRFRFLPDCLTAYRQARQSMSVDVNQMMRSYDRMMSKLQGPESVVPACVFRWSRGAFLFYLGNRAIMARRPGLTVFLLFKMLSIDPVRALDPQLWRTFVRCLPANLRPVRGSKNTAPLSTSENWGDLPAVSNRPVAVSGVLWDAARRRREGVVHRLQRELEWPARLDQEPETSQGVSADSWT, encoded by the coding sequence ATGAATGATCTCGTCTCCGTTGTCATACCTGTCTATAACGGCGAGCGATATATAGCTTCAACGTTGCGTTCTGTAGTCGAACAATCTCACGAAAACTTGGAAATTCTCGTCGTCGATGACGGTTCCACTGATGGTACCGCGGACATTCTAAAGATGCTTGCGCAACAGGACTCGCGAATCAATTTGTTTAATCAGTCGAACAAAGGGGTCGCCGCGGCACGGAATCTCGGGATCAAAGCCGCGCAGGGTGCCTTTGTCGCCCCCTTGGACGCAGACGATATATGGCACCGAGAGCGTATTGCCAAACAATACCGCTGTTTGATCGACACGCCGAGTGATGTGGGTTTGGTGTACTCGCCATGGATGAACATCGACGAGACCGGGGCAAGGCTATCGCCTTGTGTGGGTCGAAATCGATTCGAGGGTATCGTTTTTTTTCAACTGGTTACGGGGAACTTTTTAGGAAGTGCGAGCACTTGCTTGATCAAGATGGCGTGCCTAGCGGCTGTTGGACTCTACGACGAGAAGTACTTTCAGCAGCGTGCGCAAGGCTGCGAGGATTGGGATCTCTATCTGCGCATCGCTCGGCAGTTCCGGTTTCGTTTTCTCCCCGATTGCTTGACTGCATATCGCCAAGCTCGGCAAAGCATGTCGGTCGACGTAAACCAAATGATGCGCTCTTACGACAGGATGATGTCGAAGCTTCAAGGCCCTGAGAGTGTTGTGCCGGCGTGCGTGTTTCGATGGTCTCGCGGCGCCTTTCTCTTTTATCTTGGCAACCGAGCGATCATGGCGAGGCGTCCCGGTTTAACCGTCTTTTTGCTTTTCAAGATGCTATCGATCGACCCTGTCCGCGCCTTGGATCCTCAATTATGGCGCACCTTTGTAAGGTGTCTGCCTGCCAACCTTCGGCCCGTGCGCGGGAGTAAAAATACGGCGCCGCTCTCGACCAGCGAGAATTGGGGCGACCTTCCCGCAGTGTCGAATAGACCCGTTGCGGTCTCTGGAGTTCTTTGGGATGCGGCCAGGCGGCGCCGTGAAGGTGTCGTTCATCGCCTGCAACGTGAATTGGAGTGGCCCGCTCGGCTCGATCAGGAGCCTGAAACCTCGCAGGGCGTCTCCGCGGATTCTTGGACGTGA